ATCATTGAATCCGCAACCCCTGCTCCCGTGCTACGAATGCGGGCCCTCTTATGAAATCTGCCCATTGTTGTTTCGCTCGGCGGCATGGGCCCCGCTCCCGATAGTCGTCGATCCTATCCCGGCATAGCCGATATCAAAACCCTAGGTTTGACGTTTCCTACACGTCGACTGGGGGTAGGTGATTGATGTACCCGTCGATAGCAAGGCGTGAGTGTTGACTTCACGATCCGCGGTGACAAACTTTCCGTGGAATGCATCCATGCTAATCAACGCACACGAAATCAGACGCTTGAAAACATTTGCAATGGCACGCACGTTGACCTCCTATCTCACGGGTATAACCGCGATGGACGGAGGCGTGGAGAGCTGCCTCGCCAAAGTCGCGCGTCCAAAGCCCGTGCGACCGAAAACACGACGCCGCCTGTTCTCCGTGGGCGGCGCAGAGGATCCCGGGGGGAGCCGCCGGTCGTCGCACAGACCGCGTCCCACCGTATGACATCTCGGACTTTGGCGCCCCCACTCCCTATCCCCGAACCAACCAACCCACCCACCCAACCCCCAACCCCAACccattcctttccttcttcccatcctcttcctcctcccccgctCCCCCTCCCGCTCCATCTCCTTCCATTCCCGTCCCGCCTCCCGCCCTCTCCGTCCGGTCTCCGCTTCCCTGCTCGCGCCGCCCGGCCGGCTAATCACCCCGTGAGTACTTCCCGCCGCCTCCTTGTCTGTCTCCAATCAAGGCCGTTGCTGTTTGCTGCTGCTCTTCCGATTTCTTGCCCGCGCGCGCGTCCTTGTCCCTTTCGGGATATTCTTGGGGCCGTTTCGTCTGGTCGGAGTTCTTGATTGGTATGTTCATGCctgcgctatttggaaggcctcgtCGCGTAGGGTCAAGCTATGGTTCTTCGGGTTGCGTGCAGAGCCGGCCTGCTTGGGCCCTCGGGTGCCATGCTGCCATGGTGATGTTCAGAGGGGAAGGGGAACACCTTATTTGATCTTTGATGCAtagttcatgatttttttttgcCAATTGGCATCTCATGTCCTCTGATAAGAATGAATACTTCCAATATTTGTGGGTTTTTGTGCATCTCAAATTCTCAATAGATTTGAGCAGTTTCCTGGTTCAGGCTTCAGTACTTGCAGATTTATCTTCTTCTTTCTCGAGCATAGCATGTTATTTAGGATTTTTCACACCAAAAAAACGTTTGTGGTGCGAATGAGCTGTGCTTGGCTGATATTTTGTCTCCGCGTTTCTTGTGTATTAAGTCTTAACATTATACTAAATTTATAAATCAGCTACTTGTAGATGTGATTATTCTCGCCTAGTATTCTTTAAGACCTGGCAATCGGTGGTCAAGTCTTCGTTGCAAGTTAGGCAGTATTTTTCTGGCATTTAGTGGTCTACCATGTCCAGCGAGCTACTCCACTTGCTAGCTGCTAAATGTTCTATAAAAAATAATTTGCAACATGCTGTACAGAATTCCAGCTCCATCAGTTAACTAGTGAGTCTGATTGGATTACTTGTTAGGTACGAGACTATGACCTTAGTTTGTAGTACAAGTTAGGTATATGAACAGGGAATCTACTAGACTGAAAAAACAACAGCAACATCATCAAATGGCATCCTGTATTCCTGTTAACAAGTAGCGCTATGTATTTCAGCTCATTGTTATTTAGAGAGGCTGCTGATCCTTCCTTGTCTTATTGTAGGCATCAAAGAAAATTGCATTGGGTTTGGATTTAATCTGAGGTTCTGAAGAAAGAAGGCCTCAGGATATTTAGCTTGGCAGGCCCGGAGGTGCTTGAGAGGAGCTATGTCTTTTGTCGGGCGAGTAGACCCGTCAACGACATACGCGGATAATATTTATGTACATAAATTTGGCGCACCCAACTCAAACTTTGCTGCAAGAAGATTTGGCTCTGACACGCAGTTGTTCCGTTATGGCCCTGAACCATTCAATTCCGAGGACTATGGACATATGGGTTTCCCTGAAGCACCATCTGCTGCATTCCAGAGCTCCTTTTACAACCAGCAAGCTTCACTAACACCCTGCTCTGATGCAGCAAAAGACTCACCGGTGTGCTCCAATATCTCTCAACAGAACTCCCAGTCTATATCAGATAATCAGAGTTCTGGACTTGAAGTAGAGTTCGATGATGAGATCAGGCTGAAGCTTCAAGAGCTGGAGCATGCTTTACTTGATGATGGAGATGACATCTTGTTCGAAGTTTCCCAGGCGGGTTGCATCAGTGATGAATGGGCCGATCCCATGAAGGATGTCTTGCTTGCAAATTCTCCGAAAGAATCAGAATCAAGCATTAGTTGTGCAGGCAGCAACAGCGGAGAAGCACGGACCCCAAAGCAGTTGCTCTTTGACTGTGCTACGGCATTAGCTGAATATAATGTAGATGAAGCACAGGCAATCATAACGGACCTCCGGCAGATGGTCTCAATCCAAGGGGACCCTTCTCACAGGATTGCAGCTTATCTAGTGGAGGGCCTTGCTGCAAGGATAGTAGCTTCAGGGACAGGCATCTACAAGGCATTGACATGCAAGGACCCTCCAACTCTGTATCAGCTGTCAGCAATGCAAATCCTCTTTGAGATCTGTCCATGCTATCGATTTGGTTTCATGGCTGCTAATTATGCCATACTTGAAGCCTGCAAAGGCGAAGAAAGGATGCATATTATAGACTTTGACATCAACCAAGGCAGCCAGTATATTACACTGATGCAGTTTATGAAAGATGATGCCAACAAACCACGCCATTTGAGAATAACTGGTGTGGATGATCACGAGACAGTACAGAGGACTGTTGGAGGTCTGAAGGTCATTGGGCAACGCCTGGAGAAGCTTGCGGAGGACTGCGGAATATCTTTTGAGTTCAGGGCAGTGGGTGCTGACATCGGGGATGTCACACCTGCAATGCTAGATTGCCGTCCCGGGGAAGCACTAGTTGTGAATTTTGcattccagctgcaccaccttcctGATGAAAGTGTTTCGATCATGAACGAACGGGATCAGCTCCTTCGTATGGTGAAGGGCCTTCAACCAAAGCTTGTGACCCTGGTTGAGCAGGATGCTAATACTAATACTGCTCCATTTCAGACAAGGTTGGTTATCTCATTATCCAATTCTATTGCGGCAGTAATTACGGTTTTTTTTGGATTGTATAGTTTTTCCGAATCCTTTGTAGATAGTAACTATTTCTTCGTAGATTCTGTGTATCGACTCTTGTGCTTCTCTTCCCACTGCTGAGCCCCTAAAAATACCTGAAACATCTGACTTTCACAGGTTCCGTGAGGTCTATGACTACTACTCCGCTCTTTTCGATTCACTGGACGCAACACTTCCAAGGGAAAGTCCAGATAGAATGAATGTGGAAAGGCAATGCCTTGCACGGGAAATTGTGAACATCTTGGCTTGCGAAGGCCCTGATCGCGTGGAGAGGTAATTCCCAGTGCTTCTCTCCACTCATAAGCCATGCAAATTATTCCCGTTTTTCCAAACTATGCATACTGCAAACTCCATGTAGCTGACAGTGTAGTTGTTTATGCTCCAGGTACGAAGTTGCCGGAAAATGGAGGGCGAGAATGACGATGGCTGGATTCGCACCGTGCCCATTTAGCAGCAACGTCATCGGAGGAATAAGATCGCTGCTGAGCTCGTACTGCGACAGGTACAAGTTCGAGGAGGACCATGGGGGACTTCACTTCGGCTGGGGAGAGAAAACGCTCATCGTCGCCTCCGCATGGCAATAGATCGAGCTCGCTGACTTGGGTTGCATTAGCACTGCTGTATTTTAGGAGCTTCTGGTGCAGAGGTTGTAAAAAGGGTGTGGACCACGGAGGAGTTCTTGGCTGATCTTATCTAATTTTAGGAGTCTGCTTGTCAGAATAATTGAGTTTGGCAGATCGCCCGGGTGAACCATGTTGTGCTGCTGCAGCAACTGGTTGTGTTGTCGTATTCTGGGATAGAATCATGACATGTCGACTCTGCTCCATGtataaatctatttatgttgctagaACATACTCCTAAGTACAATGATGTGTCTGTTTGGGAACTAGAACATGCAGTAATATATACACAGTTTGGCCACAGGTTTCTGTCTATCGATACAATCATGTAAATACTTGCAAAAGTCCACCCAGATTTTTCTTATAACCAATAGAGTAGTTGGCAGCAGTTTGGCCACAGGCTTCTACCAAAAAAATGGTAGAAGAAAAACCTTTATTTATCTCACAGAGTAATCTTGTGAAATTACAACAGCTTGATGTACAACATAACATTTCAAAACCCATATATCAAATACAAACACACATATGCTCTCCAGATATATTCGTTGAAGTAATTTAGTTGGCAACACTATAATCTCAAGAATCTGAATACTTCACGGTCCATATTTGTCTATATTTGTCGTATGTGCTATAAAATATATCTCATATTGAAGGCAAGGTATAAGCTCGATCTTATCTTCAAGGTAGGCTGTGCCGTGAATTCAACAAGCTATAATCAGAGCCAGGTCGCCTTTTGACCCGTTTAGTGGATTCCAAAAGTCCAACAAGAGACGGGAGAGGATGCGGGACAGGGACATTCCTCGATCTGTACAGCCTCTTCAGACTTGCATGCAAAGATTTCGATGATCCAATGACACACAGGTGGTCCGTTTGACATTCTGTTACTTCTGCATTTCTGACCATGCGAAGGCTTGAACTTTCCGTAGTGCTTATAGATATTGGCTCTATTATAATGTCAGACTTTTCTGGTTGATCAGACACTACTGATATATTGTGTTCAACAGTAGGCAAAGGTTGAACTGCAAATGCTTCTGGTATGGTTGGGGGTGGTGCTTTACACTGAGAGGAAGGGGCCACATCTCCAGCTTCGGCACACTGACAGGAGGGGGCCACATCTCCAGCTTCCCCACAATCTTGTTGGGAAGCTGGGGCTTGCTTTGTGATCAAATCCATACCAGAATATGTTTCAACATTTTGGCTGCTATCATGAAGCAAATCTTCCGGTGCACAAAATCTGGTTTGTTCAGCTGCAGCAATGTACTGGTGGCACAACTCTTCTTTCATTATGTCAATCGCTTGAGAACCAAATCTTGCTCTTCCAAACAATGTAATATCTGGTTCTTCAACTGGAGGGGATGGCACAAATTGCAGTTCAAGTGTGCTGACATCAAAATCTGTGCATTCTTCACTGGCAGAAGTTGGATGATCATCATCAACAAAAGTTGAGAGAACTTCATCTGGCTGCGTGCAAGAAGCAAGCACCGATGAGGGCGAGGTTACTGACTTTTGAAGAGGATCCCTGAATATCTTCCACAATGGATCATTAGTTGTCAAGCGAGTCTTGAAACAATGTTTCTTCACATAGCTCAGCTCCATGGCAAAGCATGGGGGAGTTGTTGAGATGACCCATTGAGGTTGAAGAAGTTGCATCGCCTGCTCCAACTCGTCCCGAGAAGAGTGAATGGAGAAACAGACATGCCAGATCCCAAAATCATCCTGCTGAGCTTCTGTTAGGCTGGGTTTCTGGTTTCGACCACAGGCATACCACTGCGTTGAGGGGCGGATGAATAAAGGCTCCGGCTGAAGACTAGCCCTTGCCCCTTCAAGCTTTTTACTTGCATTATCATACAA
The Triticum dicoccoides isolate Atlit2015 ecotype Zavitan chromosome 3A, WEW_v2.0, whole genome shotgun sequence genome window above contains:
- the LOC119269960 gene encoding scarecrow-like protein 1, translating into MSFVGRVDPSTTYADNIYVHKFGAPNSNFAARRFGSDTQLFRYGPEPFNSEDYGHMGFPEAPSAAFQSSFYNQQASLTPCSDAAKDSPVCSNISQQNSQSISDNQSSGLEVEFDDEIRLKLQELEHALLDDGDDILFEVSQAGCISDEWADPMKDVLLANSPKESESSISCAGSNSGEARTPKQLLFDCATALAEYNVDEAQAIITDLRQMVSIQGDPSHRIAAYLVEGLAARIVASGTGIYKALTCKDPPTLYQLSAMQILFEICPCYRFGFMAANYAILEACKGEERMHIIDFDINQGSQYITLMQFMKDDANKPRHLRITGVDDHETVQRTVGGLKVIGQRLEKLAEDCGISFEFRAVGADIGDVTPAMLDCRPGEALVVNFAFQLHHLPDESVSIMNERDQLLRMVKGLQPKLVTLVEQDANTNTAPFQTRFREVYDYYSALFDSLDATLPRESPDRMNVERQCLAREIVNILACEGPDRVERYEVAGKWRARMTMAGFAPCPFSSNVIGGIRSLLSSYCDRYKFEEDHGGLHFGWGEKTLIVASAWQ
- the LOC119269959 gene encoding 5' exonuclease Apollo-like, which produces MPIEMPRGLPFAVDTWGPSSRRRRHRFLTHAHRDHLVGAAGAGPGGGGGALYATRLTLSLALRHFPQLDQGEFVEVEVGRTFKVDDPAGAFSVTAYDANHCPGAVMFLFEGEFGSILHTGDCRLTPDCAQNLPLKYIAKKGKDNVCRLDFVFLDCTFSKCFLKLPSKELAIQQVIACIWKHPDAPFVYLACDLLGHEEILVEVSRTFGSKIYVDTRRNSDCFKALSLTAPEIITDDPSCRFQIVGFHHLYDNASKKLEGARASLQPEPLFIRPSTQWYACGRNQKPSLTEAQQDDFGIWHVCFSIHSSRDELEQAMQLLQPQWVISTTPPCFAMELSYVKKHCFKTRLTTNDPLWKIFRDPLQKSVTSPSSVLASCTQPDEVLSTFVDDDHPTSASEECTDFDVSTLELQFVPSPPVEEPDITLFGRARFGSQAIDIMKEELCHQYIAAAEQTRFCAPEDLLHDSSQNVETYSGMDLITKQAPASQQDCGEAGDVAPSCQCAEAGDVAPSSQCKAPPPTIPEAFAVQPLPTVEHNISVVSDQPEKSDIIIEPISISTTESSSLRMVRNAEVTECQTDHLCVIGSSKSLHASLKRLYRSRNVPVPHPLPSLVGLLESTKRVKRRPGSDYSLLNSRHSLP